One Synechocystis sp. LKSZ1 genomic window, TAAAAAATATTGTCAAAGACATAGAATAATAGCCCAATTTCTAGAAGGTTAGCAAATTAATTTTGCACAGAAGAATGTACTTTTTTTAGATAAAATTCTGTCACAGGAATCAAGAGTAAAATTAGTCCTACAGCAGCGAGTGCTCCCCACATTTTTCCGAGAAAAACTAATGCAGCAATGGTAATGGTTAACACGCCATAGGCTACCGTAACTTGAGCATGGGACCAGCCTGCCTGATGGAGACGCTGAAAGAGGTGAGAACGATGAGCTAGAAAAATATTTTCTCCACGACGTAGGCGGATAATGAGGGTATAAATGGTATCAGCAGTCACTGGCAAGGTAATGGCTAGGGCCGACCAAGCTAATTCTGTAGTAGGAGACTGGATCAGGGCAATTGCGACTACTGCCCCTAAAACGGTACTACCTACATCCCCCATAAAAATTTTCGCTGGTGACCAATTCCAATAAAGGAATCCCAACAAAGCGGCAATAAATAACCACCAGATAGGTTGATTTAAGAACAACGCAATAAAACTTAATTGGATCGTTGTAATAGTTGTGATAAATCCATCTAGTCCGTCCATAAAATTATAGAAATTTACTAAAGCAGTAAAACCAATTGCAGTCAATCCTAGAGCCAATAACAATCCTCCTATCCCCAAACTATCTAGCCAGGGTTGAGGGAAATTTCCGTAATGCCAAACAGTGAGTAGAGCAGAGGCTAATTGGATGGTATAACGTAGACCAGAGGGTAAGTTATAGCGGTCATCTAAAAATCCAACAATAGCTAGAGGAGTGATAACAAGAAATAAAAATAAATTTGGTGATAAGTTTATGTCAGGAAGCCAATTAATTAGCATTAATATAATTAGAAATGCCGCAGTAAAACCAATTCCTCCACCCCGAGGTGTTGGTACTTGATGGGAACTTCGTTCATTGGGGATATCGATTAAGCTTTTATTTAAAGCCAAAACTTGTACTCTCTTTGTTATCAACAAAGACATGGAAAAAGACAGAAGAAGAATGATCAAAAATGGTAGCTTCATTGGTTGGTATTAAGATGGTTTTTGTAAAGTCGAGGTTAACTAGAAGAGATGCATCTTCTCAATAAACCACCTAGAAAAAGCGATAATTTACTAGAGCTTGTCATTAATTAGAGGGAGCCAAGGTGTTTTTCTACTGTCTGCTATGCTTGCTCTGCCGATGCTGGTGTTATCTAATTTCAGCAGAGGAGATATCATAGATTGAAGAAACAAGTGTCAAACTACAGTGGGCGGGAGCAAGGTGATGACAGCTTTAATCGATGGGGGTTTAGCTTATTGCCAGCAGTTGATCCACCAAATCCATGTTGGTAGCGGGAAAATGGAGCAAATCGTAATTATTTCGGACGTTACTTGGCAGGATTACAATGCGCTACTCAATTTATTGAGTGATAATGCCCATGTTCTTTTGAAATACTTACGAGAAACGCTACAAATTATGTCCCCTAGCTATCGTCATGAATTTTATAAAGAAAACTTGGGTATTTTGCTTGAAGCTTACTTTCAAGAAAAAGGTATTCGCTTTTATTCCTTGGGCTCGACTACTTTGAGGTCTGAATTGACGCAACGGGGTATCGAGCCGGATAAATCTTACTGTTTAAGAAACCGCAAAAGTATTCCTGATTTAGCC contains:
- a CDS encoding glycosyltransferase family 4 protein — its product is MKLPFLIILLLSFSMSLLITKRVQVLALNKSLIDIPNERSSHQVPTPRGGGIGFTAAFLIILMLINWLPDINLSPNLFLFLVITPLAIVGFLDDRYNLPSGLRYTIQLASALLTVWHYGNFPQPWLDSLGIGGLLLALGLTAIGFTALVNFYNFMDGLDGFITTITTIQLSFIALFLNQPIWWLFIAALLGFLYWNWSPAKIFMGDVGSTVLGAVVAIALIQSPTTELAWSALAITLPVTADTIYTLIIRLRRGENIFLAHRSHLFQRLHQAGWSHAQVTVAYGVLTITIAALVFLGKMWGALAAVGLILLLIPVTEFYLKKVHSSVQN
- a CDS encoding Uma2 family endonuclease — encoded protein: MTALIDGGLAYCQQLIHQIHVGSGKMEQIVIISDVTWQDYNALLNLLSDNAHVLLKYLRETLQIMSPSYRHEFYKENLGILLEAYFQEKGIRFYSLGSTTLRSELTQRGIEPDKSYCLRNRKSIPDLAIEVALTSGGIDSLEIYQALGVPEVWFWQNHQLQVYSLQAQKYERVTQSGLLPDLDLALLASYISWEEPFDAVLAFREQIRGC